A portion of the Microlunatus phosphovorus NM-1 genome contains these proteins:
- a CDS encoding LacI family DNA-binding transcriptional regulator: protein MSTAERADPRPTMRDVAREAGVSKALVSIVFRGSPGASEESRRRVFAAADRLGYRPNRTASMLALRRTRQLGVVADLHNWIHAEIVDAIIADAEQDHYQIVLTPWTARHSEERAIEAAVEFRCEALVLVGSELDGEAVRALLDGTPVISVGRTLGIPEADVVRCSDRAGTGLVVDHLVESGHRRIAHIDGGSGVISGERRAGFEESMRRHGLLDRATIVGGGLVEEGGRRGAQELLRTGPLPTAVVAFNDSCAVGAIEEFDAAGVRVPDDLSITGYDDSALARLRRIDLTSVRQDVDQLGRWAVSAAVERLDHGRTEAREAVLVPQLIVRGSSMPLR, encoded by the coding sequence GTGTCGACGGCGGAGCGGGCCGACCCGCGCCCGACGATGCGCGATGTCGCCCGTGAGGCGGGTGTGTCGAAAGCGCTGGTGTCGATTGTCTTCCGAGGTTCGCCGGGGGCCAGTGAGGAGAGCCGGCGGCGCGTGTTCGCGGCCGCGGATCGCCTCGGCTATCGGCCCAACCGGACGGCCAGCATGCTTGCGTTGCGGCGTACGCGCCAGTTGGGTGTGGTCGCGGATCTGCACAACTGGATCCATGCCGAGATCGTCGATGCGATCATCGCGGACGCTGAGCAGGATCATTACCAGATCGTGTTGACTCCCTGGACTGCCAGGCACTCGGAAGAACGGGCGATCGAGGCCGCCGTGGAATTCCGGTGCGAGGCGCTGGTGCTGGTCGGCTCGGAACTCGACGGAGAGGCGGTCCGCGCACTGCTGGACGGCACACCGGTCATCTCGGTCGGCAGGACGCTCGGCATCCCCGAGGCCGACGTTGTGCGTTGCTCCGATCGCGCCGGGACCGGGCTTGTCGTCGATCACCTGGTGGAGTCGGGACACCGCCGGATCGCTCATATCGACGGTGGCAGCGGGGTCATCTCCGGCGAGCGCAGGGCAGGATTCGAGGAGAGCATGCGGCGGCACGGCCTGCTCGACCGGGCGACGATCGTCGGTGGTGGTCTCGTTGAGGAAGGTGGCCGACGAGGGGCGCAGGAATTGCTGCGTACGGGACCTTTGCCGACCGCGGTCGTGGCCTTCAACGACAGCTGCGCGGTGGGCGCCATCGAGGAGTTCGATGCCGCGGGCGTACGGGTGCCCGACGACCTATCCATCACCGGCTACGACGACTCCGCCTTGGCCAGGCTCCGCCGGATCGACCTGACCAGCGTCCGGCAGGACGTGGATCAACTCGGCCGCTGGGCCGTCTCGGCCGCCGTCGAGCGGCTCGATCACGGCCGAACTGAAGCCCGCGAGGCCGTGCTGGTCCCGCAGTTGATCGTCCGCGGCAGCAGCATGCCCCTACGCTGA
- a CDS encoding outer membrane protein assembly factor BamB family protein: MSTWGGPPGAGGDGERWSPYPVQDWSTMPAPEQPSEGGPYGGVDPGWDPPAGPNVQSGTRTHPPDLPSRHRPRWLPLLVVSLVTVLVAGALFVADQGGAGGGRTTASGYLPDDGAVSYRVQTTTTGDRTVTGKLVEESSRRTGDLVHNGLDFTLGAKVGGVVGFDRLDRIRLWRTTGTKIGSMGEPQRVRVYQVDQAVTLIADSDAAAADVYTPGLVELPADVSAGASWSSEGKVGPRAYRSDLRAEAAEPGCLRVSGTIVESVTSGPRGTPRQVTKREVAKLWCQGRGIVSEETVDGATRTTSVAASSGAPTVGVQTVDETWEWTDPTTWRRRDFELRSADPTLGPGQMTGSPGLLPSVVTASGLLIRPTSSDDLVATTPRTIDSWTTLWRMHPGGTVLSLAGFGKVVVVTTSRREAVGYTDTGVRLWTVALDDVAFRPAIRVDDRRVAIGDVAGGVRVVDVLTGAEIWHAQIAEQLSAPLVADSRVVVALDQGGTTTAFAADSGERLWTSEVSGTLGAVFGDLVVVRHEGTLDALDITSGRHRWLLPQTGTLDALQPFGDLLLAATRLDTLAIDKHGVVQQRLPAYAAVTVVGDTMVGWGTSSAEFRDRELSLRRRVDTPKRTLASVAYMAAPYRHGVIVFDVAGWAFTTWSSEP; the protein is encoded by the coding sequence ATGTCGACGTGGGGTGGTCCGCCGGGAGCCGGCGGCGACGGGGAGCGATGGTCGCCGTACCCCGTGCAGGACTGGTCCACGATGCCGGCGCCGGAGCAGCCGAGCGAGGGCGGCCCGTACGGGGGCGTCGACCCGGGCTGGGATCCGCCAGCGGGGCCGAACGTGCAGAGCGGCACCAGAACTCACCCGCCTGACCTGCCGAGCAGACATCGACCGCGTTGGCTGCCGTTGCTCGTGGTGAGCCTGGTCACCGTGTTGGTGGCGGGTGCTCTCTTCGTTGCCGACCAGGGCGGCGCAGGAGGTGGCCGGACCACGGCATCGGGTTATCTGCCAGATGATGGAGCGGTCAGCTATCGGGTGCAGACGACCACGACGGGCGACCGCACAGTGACCGGCAAGCTCGTCGAGGAGTCGTCTCGGCGGACCGGGGATCTGGTGCACAACGGCTTGGACTTCACGCTGGGCGCCAAGGTGGGCGGGGTCGTCGGGTTCGATCGACTCGATCGGATCCGGCTCTGGCGGACTACCGGCACCAAGATCGGCAGCATGGGCGAGCCGCAGCGGGTTCGGGTCTATCAGGTCGACCAGGCAGTGACGCTGATCGCCGACTCCGATGCCGCGGCCGCCGACGTCTACACACCGGGACTGGTCGAACTGCCGGCAGATGTCTCTGCCGGAGCCAGTTGGTCGAGCGAGGGCAAGGTCGGCCCCCGCGCCTATCGCAGCGACCTCCGGGCGGAGGCCGCCGAGCCGGGCTGTCTGCGGGTCTCCGGGACGATCGTGGAGTCAGTGACATCGGGGCCGCGCGGGACCCCGCGGCAGGTGACCAAGCGGGAAGTGGCCAAGCTGTGGTGTCAGGGCCGAGGGATCGTCTCGGAGGAGACCGTCGACGGTGCGACCCGGACCACCTCCGTCGCGGCGTCGTCCGGTGCCCCGACCGTTGGTGTGCAGACCGTCGACGAGACCTGGGAATGGACCGATCCCACGACCTGGCGACGACGCGACTTCGAGCTTCGTTCGGCCGATCCCACCTTGGGACCGGGCCAGATGACCGGTTCACCTGGGCTGCTGCCCTCGGTGGTGACTGCCTCGGGGCTGCTCATTCGCCCCACCAGCAGCGACGACCTGGTCGCGACGACGCCACGGACCATCGACTCCTGGACGACGCTGTGGCGGATGCACCCCGGCGGCACCGTGCTGAGTCTCGCTGGTTTCGGCAAGGTCGTGGTCGTGACCACGAGCCGGCGGGAGGCGGTGGGCTATACCGACACCGGCGTACGGCTGTGGACCGTCGCGCTGGACGACGTGGCCTTTCGTCCGGCGATCCGGGTCGACGACCGACGGGTCGCGATCGGGGACGTGGCGGGCGGCGTACGGGTGGTCGACGTCCTCACCGGAGCCGAGATCTGGCATGCCCAGATCGCCGAACAGCTGAGCGCACCATTGGTCGCCGACTCGCGCGTCGTCGTTGCTTTGGACCAAGGTGGGACCACCACCGCCTTCGCCGCGGACAGCGGTGAGCGACTGTGGACCAGTGAGGTCTCGGGCACTCTCGGCGCGGTCTTCGGTGACCTCGTCGTAGTACGTCACGAGGGGACCCTGGACGCCCTGGACATCACCTCGGGCCGGCATCGCTGGTTGCTCCCGCAGACCGGCACGCTGGATGCGCTGCAGCCTTTCGGTGATCTGTTGCTGGCTGCCACCAGGCTGGACACCCTGGCGATCGACAAGCATGGGGTCGTTCAGCAACGGCTGCCGGCGTATGCGGCGGTGACCGTGGTGGGCGACACGATGGTCGGCTGGGGCACCTCCAGCGCCGAGTTCCGCGACCGCGAGCTGTCCCTGCGAAGGCGGGTCGACACCCCGAAACGGACGCTGGCAAGTGTGGCGTACATGGCGGCGCCCTATCGCCACGGCGTGATCGTCTTCGACGTCGCGGGCTGGGCGTTCACGACCTGGAGCTCCGAGCCGTGA
- the nudC gene encoding NAD(+) diphosphatase — protein MLNWAMASDLDRVDHHRTSPEWVANLWRDSEARLLKIDNKSRFTTNVGGSKLRMTKPFVEYDDQRHRLLGMLNGCPVFVVEALTEGEVHDFREVGFQLSDSERDIAATAAAVCNWHRTAQFCGRCGSETLAINGGFARHCDICGIDDFPRTDPAVIVGVLDDRDRLLLGGQPSWGNRISVLAGFVETGESAEQTIHREIAEEADIEVGETRYFGSQPWPFPRSLMLGFFARALSTEICVDADELEHAAWMTRAEVRDAVAAGEVRLPGASSIASRMIDAWLEGQPDLI, from the coding sequence GTGCTCAACTGGGCCATGGCCAGCGACCTCGACCGCGTCGATCACCACCGCACCTCGCCGGAGTGGGTGGCGAACCTGTGGCGGGACAGCGAGGCCAGGCTGCTGAAGATCGACAACAAGTCGCGTTTCACCACCAATGTGGGCGGCAGCAAGCTGCGGATGACCAAGCCGTTCGTCGAATACGACGATCAGCGGCACCGGTTGCTGGGGATGCTCAACGGATGCCCGGTGTTCGTGGTCGAGGCTCTCACCGAGGGCGAGGTGCACGACTTCCGCGAAGTCGGGTTCCAGCTCAGCGACAGCGAGCGCGACATCGCCGCCACGGCGGCGGCGGTGTGCAACTGGCACCGTACGGCGCAGTTCTGCGGTCGGTGCGGCAGCGAGACGCTGGCGATCAACGGCGGCTTCGCCCGGCACTGCGACATCTGCGGTATCGACGACTTCCCGCGGACCGATCCGGCGGTGATCGTCGGCGTGCTCGATGACCGCGACCGGCTGCTGCTGGGCGGCCAACCGTCCTGGGGCAACCGGATCTCGGTGCTTGCTGGATTCGTCGAGACCGGTGAGTCGGCGGAGCAGACGATCCATCGAGAGATCGCCGAAGAGGCCGACATCGAGGTCGGGGAGACTCGCTATTTCGGCAGCCAGCCCTGGCCGTTCCCGCGTTCCCTGATGCTCGGCTTCTTCGCTCGGGCTCTCTCGACCGAGATCTGCGTCGACGCCGACGAGCTCGAGCACGCGGCCTGGATGACCCGCGCCGAGGTCCGCGACGCCGTGGCAGCCGGAGAGGTCCGACTGCCGGGCGCCAGTTCGATCGCCTCCCGGATGATCGATGCCTGGCTCGAGGGCCAGCCCGACCTGATCTGA
- a CDS encoding ATP-dependent helicase — protein MYTLVRPRREPLAAPVLDPFQRAVVDHPGGPLLVLAGPGTGKTTTLVESVVDRIANRGMTPDRVLVLTFSRKAAADLRTRIAARQGRTVVTPMVLTFHAFCYALVRRFSDTGVWSENGGTDPGPGADPLAHPLRLLTAPEQEFRIRETLAGTRETRRVAWPDSLDRAFGTRAFASEVRSVVAKARQLGMDPEDVVDAGAAADRVEWIAVGEFFEEYLDVLDAEQVIDYAELVHRSRILLSDPEVAAKLRSEIDEVFVDEFQDTDPAQVRLLQVIAGDGRNLVVAGDPDQSVYAFRGAQSRGITEFPHRFRTKEGAPAPVLALGETRRFGPALLAASRGVADRLALPGALPADLRKSFRSPRSATGLPYGRVEAYTYDSPGAEADQIAELLRAAHLREGVPWESMAVLVRAGRAMIPGLSRALTAAGVPVEVAGDEIPLAIDPAVSPLLLALKIAANGRQIDPDEGQLLLTTPLGGLDAMAVRRLGRALRQAERSELAGSALPRPSNQLIAAALQEPELIADLRAEGADRPELRGAAALAELLQRCERCITAGGTAEEALWVLWTGTRWPDRLREQASLGGESGRRANRDLDSICALFDIAHRSEEVAGLRGVTGFLAEVEGQQIPADTLREADLRGGAVRLLTAHRAKGLEWDLVVIAGVQEGSWPDIRRRGSLLEPDRLSPHGLDEIEPTASRIAEERRLFYVAATRARRRLIVTAVAGTEGEGDQPSRFLAELGVRVESVHGRPRRPLTLAALVAELRRTCADPESPPALREEAAARLARVADVVDERGRQLVPAADPVRWWGMRELSDLATLEPVTAPDAPIALSGSQLAGLLGCPRQWFLSRKGQADPARNTAATFGSVIHVLADHGARADVPSSELVGHLEQVWDQLSFDAKWLSTVERAEAEAALDRFVSWQSARPQLTLLGTEVRFRVLIDLGSDQVLLTGSADRVERDSDGRIRIVDFKTSRSAPQAADVAVQDQMGIYQLAVAAGAFDDLAGPGARPGGAELVYLRLGDSGGLPRSFHQAALDDVGWPTERPDDGPDPGDLPAGIDQQPTWVHRRLAVAAHLVRQERFVARVGPGCRWCSFAASCPAVPTGRQVVS, from the coding sequence ATGTACACGCTCGTCCGACCTCGGCGGGAGCCGCTGGCTGCCCCCGTGCTGGATCCGTTCCAGCGGGCGGTGGTGGACCATCCCGGTGGTCCGCTGCTGGTGCTCGCCGGGCCGGGGACGGGGAAGACCACCACGCTGGTCGAGTCGGTGGTCGATCGGATCGCGAACCGGGGCATGACCCCCGACCGGGTGCTGGTGTTGACCTTCTCTCGCAAGGCCGCTGCCGACCTGCGCACCCGGATCGCGGCTCGGCAGGGCCGCACGGTGGTGACACCGATGGTGCTCACCTTCCACGCCTTCTGCTATGCGCTGGTCCGCCGCTTCTCCGACACGGGCGTCTGGTCCGAGAATGGCGGCACAGACCCGGGCCCCGGTGCTGATCCGCTGGCGCACCCGCTGCGACTGCTCACCGCGCCGGAGCAGGAGTTCCGGATTCGCGAGACCCTGGCCGGCACCCGGGAGACCCGGCGCGTCGCGTGGCCGGACAGCCTGGACCGGGCGTTCGGCACCCGGGCCTTCGCCTCCGAGGTGCGCTCGGTGGTGGCCAAGGCCCGCCAGCTGGGGATGGATCCCGAGGACGTGGTCGACGCCGGTGCGGCGGCGGATCGGGTCGAGTGGATCGCGGTGGGCGAGTTCTTCGAGGAATACCTGGACGTGCTCGACGCCGAGCAGGTGATCGACTACGCCGAACTGGTGCACCGCAGTCGTATCCTGCTGTCCGACCCGGAGGTGGCCGCCAAGCTGCGCAGCGAGATCGACGAGGTGTTCGTCGACGAGTTCCAAGACACCGACCCGGCTCAGGTGCGGCTGCTGCAGGTGATCGCCGGCGACGGTCGCAATCTGGTCGTCGCCGGCGATCCGGATCAGTCGGTGTATGCGTTCCGGGGCGCTCAGTCGCGGGGCATCACCGAGTTCCCGCATCGATTCCGCACCAAGGAGGGCGCGCCGGCACCTGTGCTGGCGCTGGGGGAGACCCGCCGGTTCGGACCCGCGCTGCTGGCCGCCAGCCGGGGCGTCGCCGACCGGCTGGCACTCCCCGGCGCGCTCCCCGCTGACCTCCGCAAGTCCTTTCGGTCGCCGCGCTCGGCGACGGGACTGCCGTACGGGCGAGTAGAGGCCTACACCTACGACTCGCCCGGCGCCGAGGCCGATCAGATCGCCGAGCTGCTGCGGGCCGCGCATCTGCGCGAGGGGGTGCCGTGGGAGTCGATGGCGGTGCTGGTGCGCGCGGGCCGGGCGATGATCCCCGGGCTCAGCCGGGCGCTGACCGCGGCCGGGGTGCCGGTCGAGGTGGCCGGAGACGAGATCCCACTAGCCATCGACCCAGCGGTCAGTCCGCTGCTGCTGGCGCTGAAGATCGCGGCGAACGGCCGGCAGATCGACCCCGACGAGGGACAGTTGCTGCTCACCACCCCATTGGGCGGACTGGATGCGATGGCGGTACGTCGACTCGGCCGGGCTCTGCGCCAGGCCGAGCGGTCCGAACTGGCGGGAAGCGCACTGCCCCGGCCGTCGAATCAGCTGATCGCCGCTGCGCTGCAGGAGCCCGAGCTGATCGCCGACCTGCGAGCCGAGGGAGCGGACCGCCCCGAGCTCCGCGGCGCGGCCGCTCTGGCTGAGCTGTTGCAGCGGTGCGAACGCTGTATCACCGCAGGTGGCACCGCGGAGGAGGCCCTCTGGGTGCTGTGGACCGGTACGCGATGGCCGGACCGGCTCCGCGAGCAGGCGTCGCTGGGTGGTGAGTCGGGTCGGCGGGCCAATCGGGACCTCGACTCGATCTGCGCGCTGTTCGACATCGCCCATCGCTCCGAGGAGGTAGCCGGACTGCGCGGAGTGACCGGCTTTCTGGCCGAGGTCGAGGGACAGCAGATCCCCGCCGACACACTCCGCGAGGCTGATCTGCGAGGTGGCGCCGTGCGGCTGCTGACCGCGCACCGGGCCAAGGGCCTGGAATGGGATCTGGTGGTCATCGCCGGGGTTCAGGAAGGCAGCTGGCCCGACATCCGGCGTCGTGGCTCGCTGCTGGAGCCGGACCGGCTCAGCCCTCATGGGCTCGACGAGATCGAGCCGACGGCTTCACGGATCGCCGAGGAGCGCCGGTTGTTCTACGTCGCGGCGACGCGGGCCCGGCGTCGGCTGATCGTCACTGCGGTCGCGGGGACCGAAGGCGAAGGGGACCAGCCGTCGCGGTTCCTGGCCGAGTTGGGGGTTCGGGTGGAGTCGGTCCATGGCCGGCCCCGACGACCCCTGACCTTGGCCGCGCTGGTGGCTGAGCTGCGGCGTACCTGTGCCGATCCCGAGTCGCCACCGGCGCTGCGGGAGGAGGCCGCCGCGCGGCTGGCCCGGGTCGCGGATGTGGTCGACGAGCGTGGACGGCAGCTGGTGCCGGCGGCCGACCCGGTCCGGTGGTGGGGGATGCGCGAGCTCTCCGACCTCGCGACGCTGGAGCCGGTGACCGCGCCGGACGCGCCGATCGCCCTGTCCGGCAGCCAGCTCGCCGGACTGCTGGGCTGCCCCCGCCAGTGGTTCCTGTCGCGTAAGGGCCAGGCGGACCCGGCCCGCAATACCGCGGCGACCTTCGGCTCGGTGATCCATGTGCTGGCCGATCACGGGGCCCGCGCCGACGTACCGAGCAGTGAGCTGGTGGGGCACCTGGAACAGGTGTGGGATCAGTTGAGCTTCGACGCCAAGTGGCTGTCCACGGTGGAGCGCGCCGAGGCCGAGGCGGCCCTCGATCGGTTCGTCAGCTGGCAGTCCGCGCGTCCGCAGCTCACCTTGCTCGGCACCGAGGTCAGGTTCCGCGTCCTGATCGACCTGGGCTCGGATCAGGTCCTGCTCACCGGCAGCGCGGACCGGGTCGAGCGAGACTCAGACGGCCGGATCCGGATCGTCGACTTCAAGACCTCCCGGTCCGCTCCGCAGGCCGCCGACGTGGCCGTGCAGGACCAGATGGGGATCTACCAGCTGGCAGTCGCGGCCGGTGCCTTCGACGATCTGGCCGGACCGGGTGCTCGGCCGGGCGGTGCCGAGCTGGTGTATCTCCGGCTGGGCGACAGCGGTGGTCTGCCGCGTTCGTTTCATCAGGCGGCGCTGGACGACGTCGGTTGGCCGACCGAGCGTCCCGACGACGGGCCTGATCCGGGCGACCTGCCGGCCGGGATCGACCAGCAGCCGACCTGGGTGCATCGCCGGCTGGCGGTGGCCGCCCACCTGGTACGCCAGGAGCGGTTCGTCGCCCGGGTGGGTCCCGGCTGCCGCTGGTGCTCGTTCGCCGCGAGCTGTCCGGCCGTGCCGACGGGACGGCAGGTGGTCTCGTGA
- a CDS encoding ATP-dependent DNA helicase, giving the protein MSVVNLPLPDRGTAVFNDPGELSEALQIAFSDQQLAAITAPLEPGVIIAGAGSGKTTVMAARVVWLVGTGQVRPEEVLGLTFTRKAAAELSLRVRSALERAGVVPAEGVDAGGEQVIMTYDAFAARLVSEHGLRLGYETDPTMITGATRYRLASRVVREAAGPFEHISRLRPASVTERVLRLDADLQQHLVSTGELDPHAHAHLLELASAPLNRYGNVYADVKKAAAAAQERLELASLVVAYQQLKQRLGVVEFADQMAIAARLAQEVPAVSELARSTYRVVLLDEYQDTSAAQAKMLRGLFSGYTPHEGMGHPVTAVGDPFQAIYGWRGAAASNITSFADQFKTSTGRPAARFALTVNRRSGQTILDVANVLSRPLRETTLREGTVDPAGSSGGTHGMGFLVAPDGTSPGQVRAATFETWPEEVSWVADQVIAARTDGTAAHWADIALLARRNADIAPFYAELTARDVPVEIVGLGGLLTLPEVMDVTSTLRVLHDVTANPDLVRLLTGPRWRIGPRDLALLGRRARELAQVGQVTDDDAVADDVLRDLEGAVADVDPTELISLLDAVESPGELPYSPEALERCGQFAAELAALRRHTGEPVLDLCRRVISTLGLEVELMATPVLDRTNRRDQLGAFYDAVGAYVDVDGDASLAGLLAYLQAEIDTGAGLEQAVPSDREAVKLLTVHKAKGLEWDVVFLPALMKGIFPSDRVTDNWLTNPGVLPADLRGDAQSIPQLGETSNTAVQSYKEALKREQLLAEDRLAYVAATRARRLLVGTGHTWRVDGVRPRITSSYLSAILAEAERQGQVLAEAPPTADANPLVTAAAPVAWPAPYDPEAWRHRSDAAEAVQAARRRRAETGSYDRPTGSGAELLLDGLEITARWDDDLERLLTELAAARSESTVVALPETLAATTLLRLEHDSPGLAAELARPMPRPPSRAARAGTRFHQWVEQYFGAAIGTGHLGQQPLLDPDELADRADTTTVDEAGLRELCDAFVAGAYGTRVPYAVEAPVTLAVGGTLVRGRIDAVYDLRGEGDVTREGERPYDFQIVDWKTGYAEAADPLQLAIYRQAWAEVWGLPPARIDAVFYLVATDTIVRPERLAGRTEIEQLISDPGS; this is encoded by the coding sequence GTGAGCGTGGTCAACCTGCCGCTGCCCGACCGCGGCACGGCGGTCTTCAACGATCCGGGCGAGCTGAGTGAGGCCCTGCAGATCGCCTTCTCGGATCAGCAGTTGGCGGCGATCACCGCCCCGCTGGAACCTGGCGTGATCATTGCCGGGGCCGGCTCGGGCAAGACGACCGTGATGGCGGCCCGGGTCGTCTGGCTGGTCGGCACCGGACAGGTCCGACCTGAGGAGGTGCTCGGTCTCACCTTCACCCGAAAGGCGGCCGCGGAGCTGTCGCTGCGGGTCCGCTCGGCGCTGGAGCGCGCCGGAGTGGTGCCGGCCGAGGGCGTGGACGCCGGTGGCGAGCAGGTGATCATGACCTACGACGCGTTCGCCGCCCGGCTGGTCTCCGAGCACGGCCTGCGGCTGGGCTACGAGACGGACCCGACCATGATCACCGGGGCGACGCGCTATCGGCTGGCGTCCCGGGTCGTACGCGAGGCCGCCGGTCCGTTCGAGCACATCTCCCGGCTGCGGCCGGCCTCGGTCACCGAGCGGGTGCTGCGGCTGGATGCCGACCTGCAGCAGCATCTGGTCTCGACCGGCGAGCTCGATCCGCACGCGCACGCTCACCTGCTGGAGCTGGCCTCGGCACCGCTGAACCGCTACGGCAATGTCTATGCCGACGTGAAGAAGGCTGCCGCCGCTGCGCAGGAGCGGCTGGAGCTGGCCAGTCTGGTGGTCGCCTATCAGCAGCTCAAGCAGCGGCTGGGCGTGGTCGAGTTCGCCGATCAGATGGCGATCGCCGCTCGGCTCGCCCAGGAGGTGCCCGCGGTCTCGGAGCTGGCCCGTTCGACCTACCGGGTCGTGCTGCTGGATGAATACCAGGACACGTCCGCCGCTCAGGCGAAGATGTTGCGCGGTCTCTTCTCGGGATACACGCCACACGAAGGCATGGGACATCCGGTGACTGCGGTCGGCGACCCGTTCCAGGCGATCTATGGCTGGCGGGGCGCGGCGGCCAGCAACATCACCTCCTTCGCCGACCAGTTCAAGACCTCGACCGGGCGCCCGGCCGCCCGGTTCGCCCTGACGGTCAATCGGCGCAGCGGGCAGACCATCCTCGACGTGGCGAACGTCCTCAGCCGCCCGCTGCGCGAGACGACGCTGCGCGAGGGGACCGTGGATCCGGCGGGTTCGAGCGGGGGAACGCACGGGATGGGGTTCCTGGTCGCGCCGGACGGCACCTCGCCGGGTCAGGTCCGGGCGGCGACCTTCGAGACCTGGCCGGAGGAGGTCAGCTGGGTCGCCGACCAGGTGATCGCGGCCCGCACCGACGGCACGGCGGCGCACTGGGCCGACATCGCCCTGCTCGCCCGGCGCAACGCCGACATCGCCCCGTTCTATGCCGAGCTGACCGCTCGGGACGTGCCGGTGGAGATCGTCGGGCTCGGCGGGCTGCTCACCCTGCCCGAGGTGATGGACGTGACCTCCACACTGCGCGTGCTGCACGACGTCACCGCCAACCCGGACCTGGTCCGGCTGCTCACCGGCCCGCGGTGGCGGATCGGACCGCGGGATCTGGCCCTGCTCGGTCGCCGGGCTCGCGAGCTGGCCCAGGTCGGTCAGGTCACCGACGATGACGCGGTCGCCGACGACGTGCTGCGCGACCTGGAGGGTGCGGTCGCCGATGTCGATCCAACCGAGCTGATCAGCCTGCTGGACGCGGTGGAGAGCCCGGGGGAGCTGCCGTACTCGCCCGAGGCGCTCGAACGGTGTGGCCAGTTTGCCGCCGAGCTTGCTGCGTTGCGCCGGCACACCGGGGAGCCGGTGCTGGACCTGTGCCGCCGGGTGATCAGCACGCTCGGCTTGGAGGTCGAGCTGATGGCCACCCCGGTGCTGGACCGCACCAACCGTCGCGATCAGCTGGGCGCGTTCTATGACGCGGTCGGCGCGTACGTGGATGTCGACGGCGATGCGTCACTGGCCGGGCTGCTCGCCTATCTCCAGGCCGAGATCGACACCGGTGCTGGGCTGGAGCAGGCGGTGCCGTCGGACCGGGAGGCCGTGAAGCTGCTGACCGTGCACAAGGCGAAGGGCCTGGAGTGGGACGTGGTGTTCCTGCCCGCCTTGATGAAGGGCATCTTCCCCAGCGACCGGGTCACCGACAACTGGCTGACCAATCCTGGGGTGCTGCCCGCCGATCTGCGCGGTGACGCCCAGTCCATCCCGCAGCTGGGGGAGACCAGCAACACCGCCGTTCAGTCGTACAAGGAGGCGCTCAAACGGGAGCAGCTGCTGGCCGAGGACCGACTCGCGTACGTGGCGGCGACTCGGGCCCGCCGGCTGTTGGTCGGCACCGGACACACCTGGCGGGTCGACGGGGTTCGGCCGCGGATCACCTCCAGCTATCTCAGCGCGATCCTGGCCGAGGCGGAGCGGCAGGGCCAGGTGCTGGCCGAGGCGCCGCCGACCGCTGACGCCAACCCGCTGGTCACCGCGGCTGCCCCGGTGGCATGGCCGGCGCCCTACGACCCGGAGGCGTGGCGGCATCGCTCCGACGCCGCTGAGGCGGTGCAGGCCGCGCGCCGGCGCCGCGCGGAGACCGGCAGCTATGACCGCCCGACCGGATCGGGTGCGGAGCTTCTGCTGGACGGACTGGAGATCACCGCGCGGTGGGACGACGATCTCGAGCGGCTGCTGACTGAGCTCGCGGCCGCCCGGTCGGAGAGCACCGTGGTCGCGTTGCCCGAGACCCTTGCCGCCACCACGCTGCTGAGGCTGGAGCACGACTCACCTGGTCTGGCGGCCGAACTGGCCCGACCGATGCCCCGGCCGCCGTCTCGAGCAGCCCGCGCTGGCACCCGGTTCCACCAGTGGGTCGAGCAGTACTTCGGCGCCGCGATCGGCACCGGGCATCTGGGGCAGCAGCCGCTCCTCGATCCGGACGAGCTGGCAGACCGGGCCGACACCACGACCGTGGACGAGGCAGGGCTGCGCGAGCTCTGCGACGCCTTCGTGGCCGGCGCATACGGCACCCGGGTGCCCTATGCGGTGGAGGCGCCGGTCACCCTGGCGGTCGGCGGCACGCTGGTGCGGGGGCGGATCGACGCCGTCTACGACCTGCGGGGGGAGGGCGACGTGACCAGGGAGGGCGAGCGCCCGTACGACTTTCAGATCGTGGACTGGAAGACCGGGTACGCCGAGGCGGCCGATCCGCTGCAGCTGGCGATCTATCGGCAGGCGTGGGCGGAGGTTTGGGGGCTGCCGCCGGCGCGGATCGACGCGGTCTTCTATCTGGTGGCGACCGACACGATCGTGCGACCGGAGCGTCTGGCGGGTCGAACCGAGATCGAGCAGCTGATTTCCGACCCTGGGTCGTAG